The following DNA comes from Mesorhizobium sp. B2-1-8.
CGCGCTCCCAGTCCCTTGCCGGCAGGGCCTTCTGCCAGATCGCCTGGCCCTCGGGGCGCACGATGCGGTAGGGGCCGTATTGTTCGAGCTTTTGGCCGGCGCCGCTGTCGAGCAGCGCGTAGTCCGCGTTGGGAGCTACCTCGAGGATTACCGGAAGTTGCTCAGCGGGCAGCGCGCCTTCGCGGCGGGCGAGGATGCGCGGCGCGGATTTCGGCTGGTTTTCCGGTTTCACATTGTGCTGTTCGCGCGGCCTGGGATCTGGCTTGACCGCGGACCGATTCTCGGCGGGGCGCGGCTCTACGGTCCCGCTCTTCGCTGGGTGCGGTCGGCCGTCGCGGCGTTTGTCGCGAAAAGACTTCAAGAGGCAGCTTCTCCGGCGGTTCGGCCCGCTTCTGCCACAGCTATGCCCATCGGCGCAACAAACCCGCGCAACATTGCGATTGCGAACGGCTCAGCCACGCCCGATCGAAAGCAGGGCGACAAGCAGCGAAACGAAACCGGCAGCCTTGGCCGCCGTGACCGCCATGTGGCCGGTCTCCCAGCGCAGCCGTATGGCTTCGAAATTGTCGGGAATCGGGCCTGGCACCCAGGTGGCGAGAACGTTATTGGCCGCTTTGACGAGAACGAACCAAAGCACGAGGGACAGCGCATAGAGCAAGGTGGCGGCGAGTGCGAACGAGAACGCCGACCGATCCTCGCGCAGCAGCCATGCCAGCAGTCCCGGGCAGGCGACCGCCGCGACATCCAGCGGCGCGCCAACGATTGCGAAGAGCAGGAACTGGCCATTGAAAACGGTCGCCTCGCGCCAAAGCGCCGGGGACCACCGGGTGAGCCGGGGCGCCGATTCCAGGACATGGGCGAAGGACGGTCCGAGGCTGAGCGCAGCGATGGTGGCGGTCAAGACAGACCAGAACAGCAGGAAGCCATGTATTCGCATGACGCAACAACGGTTCCGGGCCGAAGCCGTTCCTAACCGTCGCCACTTGCCGTTGCCTCAGCCCTGGCCCTTATCGTCGTCCATGTCCCGTTCCGAACGCCTGCTCGATCTGATCAAGTCGCTGCGCCGGCACCGCTGGCCGGTGAGCGGGCGGGTGCTGGCCGATGATCTCGGGATTTCGGTCCGCACCTTTGTGGCGCGGCCGATTTCGCCCTGATCGCAGGGGCGATGGGCGCCAAACTCGCTTGAGCTAGCCTCTGAGCGCCTTGTAGACGGCAATGCCGGCGGCCAAGTCCTCGAGTGCTGCGCCAACCGACTTGAACAGCGTAATCTCGTCAGGGCTACCGCGGCCTTGCTTCTGGCCGCGCGTCAGTTCGTGCAGGTCGGCGACGATGGCTTCCGGTTTCAGCACGCCGGAGGCCAGTGGCTGGACGATGTCGCCGGCCTCCTTGGTGGCGCCGGCGCGGGTGTCGACATAGACGCGGGCGCGCAAGATCGCCTCGTCATCGCTTTCGCGCATCGTCGGGGTAAAGCCGCCAACCAGATCGACATGGGTCCCTGGCCGCAGCAGTGCGCCCTTGATCAGCGGCGTGGTGGTGATTGTCGCCGAGGAGACGATGTCGGCCTGGCCAAGCTCGGCATCGAGATCGGTCGCGGCGCTGGCTGCGAAGCCCTCGGCGCGCAGCTCGGCCGCGACTTTC
Coding sequences within:
- a CDS encoding DUF1772 domain-containing protein; this encodes MRIHGFLLFWSVLTATIAALSLGPSFAHVLESAPRLTRWSPALWREATVFNGQFLLFAIVGAPLDVAAVACPGLLAWLLREDRSAFSFALAATLLYALSLVLWFVLVKAANNVLATWVPGPIPDNFEAIRLRWETGHMAVTAAKAAGFVSLLVALLSIGRG